The following proteins are co-located in the Streptomyces kaniharaensis genome:
- a CDS encoding cytochrome P450 → MPDHRSASFVASERDRTCPFDPSPDLLRMREEDGLPRLRVLHPVRGEIEAVVITRYGDVRAAFADERLVTGNGIDPTLPRTLFNHPGFLPAYSGPEHTRLRRMLTGSFTVRQVEQLRPAIQTMVSDHLDAMMEHGPVVDLVEAFALPIPSLAICELLDVPYGTRSMFQRCSQVIMDGTADADRLVAASAELNAAMADIVTRNRAIPGEGVLGTVVRQHGAELTDDELIGFATTLLVGGHETTATMLALSVLALLRNPDQLAALRDDPTVTGTAVEELLRHLAIPAPLLRTAVADVDLNGNRIAEGEQILLSPLTANRDPALVPERPDDLDLRRRPVAQLSFGFGTHQCLGQQLARLELKIALPALLRRFPTLRLAVPEAALRYRQGSTVYGVEALPVTW, encoded by the coding sequence ATGCCCGATCACCGCTCAGCGTCCTTCGTAGCCTCCGAACGGGACCGGACCTGCCCGTTCGACCCGTCACCGGACCTCCTCCGCATGCGCGAGGAGGACGGCCTGCCGCGCCTGCGCGTCCTCCATCCGGTGCGCGGCGAGATCGAAGCCGTTGTCATCACCAGGTACGGCGACGTCCGGGCCGCATTCGCGGACGAGCGCCTGGTGACGGGCAATGGCATCGACCCGACGCTGCCGCGCACCCTGTTCAACCACCCAGGCTTCCTGCCTGCCTACAGCGGTCCGGAGCACACCCGCCTCCGTCGCATGCTCACCGGCAGCTTCACCGTCCGCCAGGTCGAACAACTGCGGCCCGCGATTCAGACGATGGTCTCCGATCACCTCGACGCCATGATGGAACACGGACCCGTCGTCGACCTGGTCGAGGCGTTCGCCCTGCCCATCCCCTCACTGGCGATCTGCGAACTGCTCGACGTCCCGTACGGGACGCGGTCCATGTTCCAGCGCTGTTCCCAGGTGATCATGGACGGGACGGCCGACGCCGACCGCTTGGTGGCCGCCTCGGCCGAACTGAACGCGGCCATGGCGGACATCGTCACCCGCAACCGGGCCATCCCCGGGGAGGGAGTGCTGGGTACGGTGGTGCGGCAGCACGGCGCGGAGCTCACCGACGACGAACTCATCGGATTCGCAACCACCCTCCTCGTCGGGGGACACGAGACCACGGCGACCATGCTTGCCCTGAGCGTGCTGGCCCTGCTCCGCAATCCGGATCAACTCGCCGCCCTCCGCGACGACCCCACGGTCACCGGCACAGCCGTAGAGGAACTCCTGCGCCATCTCGCCATCCCCGCACCGCTCCTGCGCACGGCCGTGGCCGACGTCGACCTCAACGGCAACAGAATCGCCGAAGGCGAGCAGATACTGCTTTCTCCCCTGACCGCGAACCGCGACCCCGCCCTCGTCCCGGAGCGCCCCGACGACCTCGACCTCCGCCGCCGCCCGGTCGCCCAGTTGTCCTTCGGCTTCGGCACCCACCAGTGCCTCGGCCAGCAACTGGCCCGACTGGAACTGAAAATCGCCCTGCCGGCCCTGCTCCGCCGCTTCCCCACCCTCCGACTCGCCGTCCCCGAAGCCGCCCTCCGCTACCGCCAGGGCTCGACGGTCTACGGCGTCGAGGCGCTCCCTGTCACCTGGTAA
- a CDS encoding cytochrome P450 — translation MPTQYILTTAPGALPLLGHAPAFVRRPYEFVAGLPAHGDLVRLRLGPLDAYVACHPDLVRQLLTEHRVYDKGGLIFDRAREVFGDGLITCPASDHRRQRRLLQPAFHRERLPGYAAIMAEEIAGAIAPWRNGQVIDVPAAMHRLTIAATARCLFAAHEQAGSLPVHDSMNIVIKGVARRVMMPLPGLNRIPTPGNHRYQRARADLAEITRRLIAAYRAAGTDHHDLLSILLAARDDDGRGLSDEEIHDQMVTFLLAGMETTAATLSWAWTLLAAHPSVRERLHTELDTVLDGRPARHEDLPALPLTTRIVTETLRLYPPAWILSRVVADGDAELGGHRVPAGATILYSPYLLHRRADLFPALDRFDPDRWLTNSRPTPGTYTPFGAGARRCIGDAVGTTEATLAIATIATHWSLTPIPGRPIRPTRGSSMTPRPFTATLTRRPR, via the coding sequence GTGCCCACCCAGTACATTTTGACCACCGCCCCCGGCGCCCTGCCCCTGCTCGGCCACGCCCCCGCCTTCGTCCGACGCCCGTACGAGTTCGTGGCCGGCCTGCCCGCCCACGGCGACCTCGTCCGGCTCCGGCTCGGCCCGCTGGACGCCTACGTCGCCTGCCACCCCGACCTGGTCCGCCAGTTGCTCACCGAGCACCGCGTCTACGACAAGGGCGGGCTGATCTTCGACAGAGCCCGCGAGGTGTTCGGCGACGGCCTCATCACCTGCCCCGCCTCCGACCACCGGCGCCAACGCCGCCTGCTCCAGCCCGCATTCCACCGCGAACGGCTGCCCGGCTACGCCGCCATAATGGCCGAGGAGATAGCCGGCGCCATCGCGCCCTGGCGGAACGGCCAGGTGATCGACGTCCCCGCCGCGATGCACCGGCTCACCATCGCCGCCACTGCCCGCTGCCTCTTCGCCGCCCACGAACAGGCCGGCTCGCTGCCCGTCCACGACAGCATGAACATCGTCATCAAGGGCGTCGCCCGGCGGGTCATGATGCCGCTGCCCGGCCTCAACCGGATCCCCACCCCCGGCAACCACCGCTACCAGCGCGCCCGCGCCGACCTCGCCGAGATCACCAGACGCCTCATCGCCGCCTACCGCGCCGCCGGCACCGACCACCACGACCTGCTCTCCATACTGCTCGCCGCCCGCGACGACGACGGACGGGGCCTGTCCGACGAGGAGATCCACGACCAGATGGTCACCTTCCTGCTCGCCGGGATGGAGACCACCGCCGCCACCCTCTCCTGGGCCTGGACCCTGCTCGCCGCCCACCCGTCCGTCCGCGAACGGCTGCACACCGAGCTCGACACCGTCCTCGACGGCCGCCCCGCCCGACACGAGGACCTGCCCGCCCTCCCGCTGACCACCCGCATCGTCACCGAGACCCTGCGGCTCTACCCACCCGCCTGGATCCTCAGCCGGGTCGTCGCCGACGGTGACGCGGAGCTCGGCGGCCACCGCGTCCCGGCCGGCGCCACCATCCTGTACAGCCCGTACCTGCTGCACCGCCGGGCCGACCTGTTCCCCGCCCTCGACCGCTTCGACCCCGACCGCTGGCTCACCAACTCCCGCCCCACGCCAGGCACCTACACCCCCTTCGGGGCCGGCGCCCGCCGCTGCATCGGCGACGCCGTCGGCACCACCGAGGCCACCCTCGCCATCGCCACCATCGCCACCCACTGGTCGCTCACTCCGATCCCCGGCCGCCCGATCCGCCCAACCCGCGGCTCCTCGATGACCCCGCGACCGTTCACAGCCACCCTGACCCGCCGACCGCGGTGA
- a CDS encoding NUDIX domain-containing protein — MTASIVTGPVQQHSLPGGLVEDSEDLLGALRRELLEELGLDLAALPTPPRLRFVHNQETERPGEITPFRRRHLVFTAHLPDGRSYHVAVPHRRACGQGMTKVMVVVVRNASGTREVRSTAEVPGFLRSKHEHRIRDPGS, encoded by the coding sequence GTGACCGCCAGCATCGTGACCGGGCCGGTCCAGCAGCACTCGCTGCCCGGCGGCCTGGTCGAGGACAGCGAGGACTTGCTCGGCGCGCTGCGCCGCGAGCTGCTCGAGGAACTCGGCCTCGACCTGGCCGCGCTGCCCACGCCGCCACGGCTGCGCTTCGTCCACAACCAGGAGACCGAACGGCCGGGCGAGATCACACCGTTCCGCCGCCGGCACCTGGTCTTCACCGCCCACCTGCCCGACGGCCGCTCCTACCACGTGGCTGTGCCGCATCGCAGGGCCTGCGGGCAGGGCATGACGAAGGTCATGGTCGTCGTGGTGCGGAACGCTTCCGGAACCCGTGAGGTCCGCTCTACTGCCGAGGTCCCCGGATTCCTAAGGTCGAAGCATGAACACCGAATCCGTGATCCGGGTAGCTGA
- a CDS encoding replication-relaxation family protein, with the protein MRRRLRRLRKEGLVEDVVLPQAGKLRAWYLTERGARIAARFPELEGVTSPPLPEDKTEARLRVGHIPAVTRTQTAFVAGARKAGDECQPLDFLPEVYHRYGEGPGGAVIPDGLLHYTTDAGGRALHRAFVEVDRGTMAARSWPPS; encoded by the coding sequence ATGCGCCGACGGCTGCGGCGGCTACGCAAGGAGGGCCTGGTCGAGGACGTCGTCCTCCCCCAGGCCGGGAAGCTGCGGGCCTGGTACCTGACCGAGCGGGGCGCGCGGATCGCCGCCCGCTTCCCGGAACTGGAGGGCGTGACCTCCCCGCCGCTGCCCGAGGACAAGACCGAGGCGAGGCTGCGGGTCGGACACATCCCGGCCGTCACCCGCACCCAGACCGCCTTCGTCGCCGGCGCCCGCAAGGCCGGGGACGAGTGCCAGCCACTGGACTTCCTGCCCGAGGTCTACCACCGCTACGGCGAAGGCCCAGGCGGCGCCGTCATCCCCGACGGACTGCTGCACTACACGACCGACGCCGGCGGCCGGGCGCTGCACCGGGCGTTCGTCGAGGTGGACCGCGGCACCATGGCAGCAAGAAGCTGGCCGCCAAGCTGA
- a CDS encoding ABC transporter permease, whose protein sequence is MNWLRLTSSQFLLSQRVYWRDLGFALTGALLPLGLSLAYSISRHGDGEIAGYDSGVYLLPGFTGFVLLWIVYNVINSAASRRDKLIYKRLRGTALPDTAILTGEAASGSVTSLLQVVILLVVGTPAIDAPIPHNPLLLLLGILLGAIAFSLLAIGLSGLLPSGEVSTWIVTPVIVAMMMTSGIAMPIGELPGWAQHLAPYLPSSPVVEIVRTAWLGRDFASDPTATGLPAAVGLAGSFRACAQPIGILCAWAGLSFSMGKRFFRWDPRRST, encoded by the coding sequence ATGAACTGGCTGCGCCTCACTTCCTCCCAGTTCCTGCTCTCCCAGCGCGTGTACTGGCGTGACCTCGGATTTGCCCTCACAGGAGCGCTGCTGCCGCTCGGGCTGAGCCTGGCCTACTCGATCAGCCGGCACGGCGACGGCGAGATCGCCGGCTACGACAGCGGCGTCTACCTGCTGCCCGGGTTCACCGGGTTTGTCCTACTGTGGATCGTCTACAACGTCATCAACTCCGCGGCCTCCCGCCGCGACAAGCTCATCTACAAGCGGCTGCGCGGCACAGCGCTGCCCGACACCGCGATCCTCACCGGAGAGGCGGCCAGCGGCAGCGTCACCAGCCTCCTGCAGGTCGTGATTCTCCTGGTGGTGGGCACCCCCGCCATCGACGCCCCCATACCGCACAACCCCCTGCTCCTGCTCCTCGGCATCCTGCTCGGCGCCATCGCCTTCTCACTGCTGGCCATCGGCCTGTCCGGGCTGCTGCCCTCCGGTGAGGTCTCCACCTGGATCGTGACCCCGGTGATCGTGGCGATGATGATGACCTCCGGCATCGCGATGCCCATCGGTGAACTTCCCGGATGGGCCCAGCACCTGGCGCCCTACCTGCCCTCAAGCCCGGTCGTGGAGATCGTCCGTACGGCCTGGCTCGGCCGAGATTTCGCGAGCGACCCGACGGCCACCGGCCTCCCCGCCGCGGTCGGCCTCGCCGGCTCCTTCCGTGCCTGCGCCCAGCCGATCGGCATCCTGTGCGCCTGGGCCGGCCTGTCCTTTTCCATGGGCAAGCGGTTCTTCCGTTGGGACCCGCGCCGCTCCACCTGA
- a CDS encoding ABC transporter ATP-binding protein: MNTESVIRVADLRVDYGAKTAVAGIGFDVRPGEVVALLGTNGAGKTTTMDVLEGYLRPTSGSVTVLGHDPYTGRARIAPQIGIMLQEAGFFGELTVAETVHAWRRFTPNAASVQDALHLVDLEGRARTKVGRLSGGERRRLDLTLSVLGRPRLLFLDEPTTGLDPESRRETWRFLKQMVDDGMTMLLTTHYMEEAEFLADRVAIMDHGRIVRHGSVDEVLAQDASTRIRVISDAAVNARTLPPLPDTEVSDADGRVTLATADPQPVLRLLLNWADDNALRLRGLEVRTASLEDVFLDVAATGRTRA; encoded by the coding sequence ATGAACACCGAATCCGTGATCCGGGTAGCTGACCTGCGTGTCGACTACGGAGCGAAGACCGCTGTGGCCGGCATCGGTTTCGATGTGCGCCCAGGTGAGGTGGTCGCGCTGCTCGGCACCAACGGTGCGGGCAAGACGACCACCATGGACGTGCTGGAGGGCTATCTGCGGCCCACGTCGGGCAGCGTCACGGTTCTCGGCCACGATCCGTACACCGGGCGCGCCCGCATCGCCCCGCAGATCGGGATCATGCTGCAGGAGGCGGGCTTCTTCGGCGAACTCACCGTCGCCGAAACGGTCCACGCATGGCGCCGGTTTACCCCGAACGCCGCCTCCGTCCAGGATGCGCTGCACCTGGTGGACCTCGAGGGCCGGGCCCGGACCAAGGTCGGCCGCCTCTCCGGCGGCGAGCGCCGCCGGCTCGACCTGACCCTCTCCGTCCTCGGCCGTCCTCGGCTGCTGTTCCTCGACGAACCCACCACTGGCCTCGACCCTGAGTCCCGCCGGGAGACCTGGCGGTTCCTCAAGCAGATGGTCGACGACGGCATGACCATGCTTCTGACGACGCACTACATGGAAGAGGCCGAGTTCCTCGCCGACCGCGTCGCCATCATGGACCACGGCCGCATCGTGCGGCATGGCAGCGTGGACGAGGTCCTCGCGCAGGATGCGAGTACCCGCATCCGCGTGATCTCCGACGCCGCCGTCAACGCCCGCACCCTGCCGCCGCTCCCCGACACCGAGGTGAGCGACGCCGACGGCCGCGTCACCCTCGCCACCGCCGACCCGCAGCCCGTCCTGCGGCTGCTACTGAACTGGGCCGACGACAACGCGCTGCGCCTGCGCGGCCTCGAAGTACGCACCGCATCCCTGGAAGACGTCTTCCTCGACGTCGCCGCGACCGGAAGGACACGAGCATGA
- a CDS encoding sensor histidine kinase, producing the protein MRARTPAAVARIVAWLILLTAAVFLAEGLMLWLRHRPSLGLVCLAAVGVPAFAVTFARTVHDVVARGGARDRHLLDVAICTSVAFALLLLLGGAWGALPSLAACAAVVSLSARRAVWAATGILLATALSDLLLGLPAGVLIDVVVRSAVTVAVVGALGLLPLFTREIHDNRAELARLAVLEERLRFARDLHDVLGHGLSVVGMKLEVSLLLLRNDPDRARTEIEQALGVSRESVSDLRSLVRGYRQPSLESELEGVRSVLHSAGIACRTDQVPPGVPQPLQDVAGWVVREGVTNVLRHSTATECRIKLRVDDGRLLVEVANDRARPTGAADGNGLHGLRERLTDLGGELTAGPDGAGGFRVLAHAPLNHTVPGPAVRDRATHERTTQRGPA; encoded by the coding sequence GTGCGAGCGCGCACTCCGGCCGCGGTGGCCCGCATCGTCGCCTGGCTCATCCTGCTGACCGCAGCTGTCTTCCTCGCCGAGGGGCTGATGCTGTGGCTGCGCCACCGTCCCTCGCTCGGCCTGGTCTGTCTCGCCGCCGTCGGGGTGCCGGCCTTCGCCGTCACCTTCGCCCGCACCGTCCACGACGTCGTGGCCCGCGGCGGCGCCCGCGACCGGCACCTGCTGGACGTGGCGATCTGTACCAGCGTCGCCTTCGCCCTGCTGCTTCTGCTAGGTGGGGCCTGGGGCGCGCTGCCCTCCCTGGCCGCCTGCGCCGCCGTCGTCTCGCTGAGCGCCCGCCGCGCGGTCTGGGCCGCCACCGGCATCCTTCTCGCCACGGCGCTGTCCGACCTGCTCCTCGGCTTGCCCGCAGGCGTCCTCATCGACGTCGTCGTCCGTAGCGCGGTCACCGTGGCGGTCGTCGGAGCCCTCGGCCTGCTGCCTCTCTTCACCCGCGAGATCCACGACAACCGCGCCGAACTGGCCCGCCTGGCGGTCCTTGAGGAACGGCTGCGCTTCGCCCGCGACCTGCACGACGTGCTCGGCCACGGCCTGTCGGTCGTCGGCATGAAGCTGGAGGTGTCGCTGCTGCTCCTACGCAACGATCCCGACCGTGCCCGCACCGAGATCGAGCAGGCCCTCGGCGTCTCCCGCGAGTCCGTGTCCGATCTGCGCTCCCTGGTCCGCGGCTACCGTCAGCCGTCCCTGGAGTCCGAACTGGAGGGCGTCCGCTCGGTCCTGCACTCCGCCGGCATCGCCTGCCGGACCGACCAGGTGCCCCCGGGCGTGCCGCAGCCCCTGCAGGACGTCGCCGGCTGGGTCGTCCGGGAGGGCGTCACCAACGTGCTGCGGCACAGCACGGCCACCGAGTGCCGCATCAAACTCCGGGTCGACGACGGCCGCTTGCTCGTCGAGGTCGCCAACGACCGGGCCCGTCCCACCGGCGCGGCCGACGGCAATGGCCTGCACGGCCTGCGCGAGCGCCTCACCGACCTCGGCGGTGAACTGACCGCCGGACCCGACGGCGCCGGGGGTTTCCGGGTACTGGCCCACGCCCCGCTGAACCACACCGTACCCGGCCCGGCGGTCCGCGACCGGGCCACGCACGAACGCACCACGCAGAGGGGACCCGCATGA
- a CDS encoding AAA family ATPase, producing MATLFLMVGLPGAGKTTEARRLAGRHRAVRLSPDEWMIPLFDGLEADGKRDVLEGRLLTIGLEALRAGADVVVDFGCWGRDERTAIRWLAQSAGGACRMVYLPVDSDTQRARIAHRWATMPHETLPMTEDDILDGHAHFEEPDAAELGGRILDAPPPAWADWHAWAAWRWPSFAWQVP from the coding sequence ATGGCGACGCTGTTCCTGATGGTGGGCCTGCCCGGTGCCGGGAAGACCACGGAGGCCCGTCGACTCGCCGGGCGGCACCGCGCGGTCAGGCTGAGCCCCGATGAGTGGATGATTCCGCTGTTCGACGGACTCGAGGCCGACGGCAAGCGGGACGTCCTTGAGGGGCGGCTGCTGACGATCGGTCTGGAGGCGCTGCGGGCGGGCGCCGACGTCGTGGTGGACTTTGGCTGCTGGGGACGGGACGAGCGCACCGCGATCCGCTGGCTGGCGCAGTCCGCCGGCGGGGCCTGCCGGATGGTCTACCTCCCGGTTGACTCGGACACCCAGCGCGCCCGGATCGCCCACCGCTGGGCGACGATGCCGCACGAGACCCTGCCGATGACCGAGGACGACATCCTCGACGGGCACGCCCACTTCGAGGAGCCGGACGCGGCCGAACTGGGTGGACGGATCCTCGACGCGCCCCCACCGGCATGGGCCGACTGGCACGCCTGGGCCGCGTGGCGCTGGCCCTCCTTCGCCTGGCAAGTGCCGTGA
- a CDS encoding response regulator transcription factor — translation MTIHIAVADNEAFIRDSLSVLLSAHEDLEVVATAADGTGAVAAVLAGGVDVAVLDLDMPVMNGLAAAEAIRDSPAACAIVVLTSHGRPGHLQRALSLGVRGFVTKDTPAARLAEIVRTVHGGGRYVDPEIATDALTLGGNPLSAREREVLGLAGDGLSTARIAARTHLAEGTVRNYMSSVLAKLGVDNKLAAYQRAKETGWL, via the coding sequence ATGACGATCCACATCGCCGTCGCCGACAACGAGGCCTTCATCCGCGACTCGCTGTCCGTACTGCTCTCCGCGCACGAGGACCTCGAGGTCGTTGCCACCGCAGCGGACGGCACCGGCGCCGTCGCGGCCGTCCTCGCCGGCGGAGTCGACGTAGCCGTCCTCGACCTCGACATGCCGGTCATGAACGGACTCGCCGCCGCCGAGGCGATCCGGGACAGCCCGGCCGCGTGCGCCATCGTCGTCCTGACCAGCCACGGCCGCCCCGGCCACCTCCAACGCGCGCTGAGCCTCGGCGTCCGGGGCTTCGTCACCAAGGACACCCCGGCCGCCCGGCTCGCCGAGATCGTCCGCACCGTGCACGGCGGCGGCCGGTACGTCGACCCTGAGATCGCCACCGACGCCCTGACTCTCGGCGGCAACCCGCTCTCCGCCCGCGAGCGTGAGGTCCTCGGCCTGGCCGGCGACGGCCTCTCCACCGCCCGTATTGCGGCCCGCACGCACCTCGCCGAGGGCACCGTCCGCAACTACATGTCCTCGGTGCTCGCCAAACTCGGCGTCGACAACAAACTCGCCGCCTACCAGCGGGCGAAGGAAACGGGCTGGCTCTAG
- a CDS encoding helix-turn-helix transcriptional regulator has protein sequence MDPLDALLIGRERELALLSSFVTAPGGQALVLRGEAGVGKSALVGHVAGVAVRERHALIRVTGVEAESELPFAGLHQCLYPLLERTGELDTRQRSVLEGVFGRGSGEPPSVMSLGIAVLDLLALAGADRPLTLLIDDGQWLDDSSAEVFGFVARRLSAGSVKMLIALRADTRSSFDNARLPELPVAALSADAAGRLLDLHHPRLGERVRRTVLDHAQGNPLALHELPLHLAAPHPLGGPLDGTALPLSRRLQLLYAARIERLDHGARAELLRGALDGTLDRLRGDGHGRRYRMRNVEQAAASGLLDVDAATGSFVFRHPLVRSAVVQLATPDQRRAAHAELAGVHRDDVERYAGHLAAATVDPDESVAEVLQAAAESTVRRGGAAAAVTWLTRAAELSERPADRSRRLADAAYIASQAALLDQAQRLLHRSVAEPGTAEPLAAVLASAHADFVQAGAVRPAFRRLAAAIERRLEGEPKSGDETLPRAVDALVTMAHYAGDPALWQQAERILEALGERVHPLTAMYRDASAVARSGVGLRARLEQAFADPAHLAPWDLARLAVCASHVDVLSQYRTQLRRAVEREQDDGAVSSAMILLRMLMLDQMYSGDWDEAERTAQRALELATEHGHVLLAYHGRACLGQLAARQGRLDTARKLQSAVDAWARPRGVGLLTQITEAIATGTALTEGDFEAAYLYAIGMTPPGSFDRHSHQIAPRALLELLEAALYSGRLEEARRHALAACEAGLPQASPRLALSAYGGLAMTADDPAEAAQAYARVEAHPAARDFPFELARVRLAHAVRLRQLRAPRAARKEPLLLAATEFNRLAATAWEARARTELRHAGLLPGPSAPDLAVLTWQERRIAELAARGLTNKDIGKRTGLSPRTVSSHLYRVFPKLGITSRAALRDALARLPE, from the coding sequence ATGGACCCGTTGGACGCGCTTTTGATCGGTCGGGAGCGCGAGTTGGCCCTGCTGTCGTCGTTCGTGACCGCTCCTGGGGGACAGGCGCTGGTGCTGCGGGGCGAGGCGGGCGTGGGCAAGAGCGCCCTGGTCGGCCACGTGGCCGGTGTGGCTGTGCGGGAACGCCACGCGCTGATCCGGGTGACCGGGGTAGAGGCCGAGTCGGAACTGCCGTTCGCCGGGCTGCACCAGTGCCTCTACCCGCTGCTGGAGCGCACTGGCGAACTCGACACGCGGCAACGCTCCGTCCTCGAAGGGGTGTTCGGGCGCGGAAGCGGCGAGCCACCGTCCGTCATGTCCCTGGGCATCGCCGTGCTCGACCTGCTGGCCCTGGCCGGTGCCGATCGGCCGCTGACCTTGCTGATCGACGACGGCCAATGGCTGGACGACTCGAGCGCCGAGGTCTTCGGGTTCGTCGCCCGGCGGCTGTCGGCCGGTTCGGTGAAGATGTTGATCGCCCTGCGCGCCGACACGCGCTCGTCGTTCGACAACGCCCGCCTGCCCGAACTGCCCGTGGCAGCGCTGTCCGCCGATGCCGCCGGACGCCTCCTGGATCTGCACCACCCGCGGCTCGGCGAGCGCGTCCGCCGCACCGTCCTCGACCACGCCCAGGGCAACCCGCTGGCCCTGCACGAGCTCCCGCTCCACCTGGCCGCGCCACACCCCCTGGGCGGCCCGCTCGACGGCACCGCGCTCCCGTTGTCCCGACGCCTCCAACTCCTCTACGCCGCCCGGATCGAGCGTCTGGATCACGGTGCCCGCGCGGAACTCCTGCGCGGTGCCCTCGACGGCACCCTCGACCGGCTGCGGGGCGATGGCCACGGCCGCCGCTACCGGATGCGGAACGTCGAGCAGGCCGCCGCGTCCGGCCTGCTCGACGTTGACGCCGCCACCGGTAGCTTCGTATTCCGGCACCCGCTGGTCCGATCCGCAGTCGTCCAGCTGGCCACGCCCGACCAGCGCCGGGCCGCTCACGCCGAACTGGCCGGCGTGCACCGGGACGATGTCGAGCGGTACGCGGGCCACCTGGCCGCCGCGACCGTCGACCCGGACGAGTCCGTGGCCGAGGTGCTGCAGGCGGCGGCCGAGTCCACCGTTCGGCGCGGCGGGGCAGCCGCCGCGGTGACCTGGCTGACCCGCGCGGCGGAGCTGAGCGAGCGACCCGCTGACCGCTCGCGACGGCTCGCGGACGCGGCCTACATCGCCAGCCAGGCAGCCCTGCTGGACCAGGCCCAGCGGCTGCTCCACCGCTCGGTCGCGGAACCCGGCACAGCCGAGCCGCTGGCCGCCGTCCTCGCCTCCGCCCACGCCGACTTCGTCCAGGCCGGAGCGGTCCGGCCCGCGTTCCGGCGGCTCGCGGCGGCGATCGAGCGCCGGTTGGAGGGCGAGCCGAAGTCCGGTGACGAAACCCTGCCCCGCGCGGTGGACGCGCTGGTCACCATGGCCCACTACGCGGGGGACCCCGCCCTGTGGCAGCAGGCCGAGCGGATCCTCGAGGCCCTTGGGGAACGGGTCCACCCGCTGACCGCGATGTACCGGGACGCGAGCGCGGTTGCACGCAGCGGGGTGGGCCTGCGCGCCCGCCTGGAGCAGGCGTTCGCCGACCCGGCGCACCTCGCGCCCTGGGACCTGGCCCGACTGGCCGTCTGCGCGTCCCACGTCGACGTCCTGAGCCAGTACCGCACCCAGCTGCGGCGCGCAGTCGAGCGTGAGCAGGACGATGGCGCCGTCTCGAGTGCCATGATCCTGCTGCGGATGCTGATGCTCGACCAAATGTACTCCGGTGACTGGGACGAGGCGGAACGGACCGCGCAGCGCGCGCTGGAACTGGCCACCGAGCACGGCCACGTCCTGCTCGCTTACCACGGGCGGGCCTGTCTGGGGCAGCTCGCGGCCAGACAGGGGCGGCTCGACACGGCGCGGAAGTTGCAATCCGCCGTGGACGCCTGGGCCCGGCCGCGCGGCGTCGGCCTGCTCACCCAGATCACGGAGGCGATCGCCACCGGAACGGCGCTCACCGAAGGCGACTTCGAGGCGGCGTACCTGTATGCCATAGGCATGACGCCGCCGGGCAGCTTCGATCGGCACTCCCATCAGATCGCCCCCCGGGCCCTGCTCGAACTGCTGGAGGCCGCGCTCTACAGCGGCCGCCTGGAGGAGGCGCGCCGGCACGCCTTGGCAGCGTGCGAGGCGGGCCTGCCGCAGGCCTCTCCCCGGCTGGCCCTCTCCGCCTACGGCGGCCTCGCGATGACCGCGGACGATCCTGCGGAGGCGGCGCAGGCGTACGCCCGGGTCGAGGCGCACCCGGCAGCCCGGGACTTCCCCTTCGAACTGGCGCGCGTCCGGCTGGCGCACGCTGTCCGACTGCGGCAGCTGAGGGCACCGCGAGCGGCCCGGAAGGAACCGCTGCTGCTGGCCGCCACGGAGTTCAACCGCCTCGCCGCCACGGCGTGGGAGGCCCGGGCCCGCACCGAACTGCGGCACGCGGGCCTGCTCCCGGGCCCGTCGGCCCCGGACCTCGCGGTGCTGACCTGGCAGGAGCGCCGGATCGCCGAGCTCGCCGCCCGCGGCCTCACGAACAAGGACATCGGCAAGCGCACCGGGCTGTCACCACGCACCGTCAGCTCGCACCTCTACCGGGTCTTCCCCAAGCTGGGCATCACCTCGCGGGCCGCGCTGCGCGACGCGCTCGCCAGGCTGCCGGAGTAG